From the genome of Palaemon carinicauda isolate YSFRI2023 chromosome 36, ASM3689809v2, whole genome shotgun sequence:
atatagagagagagagagggaaagagagagagagagagagagagagagagagagagagagagaaagagagagagtcagacttttgctcattattatataagggaaatatccTTCTCTCCTGCTTATTATAAGTAGGTATTTATAATTACGGGTATCCTTTGTCATatgcaaaggtttaaaggtctctcgtgaagAGCAAAGTCAAGGGTCAGGATATTTcccagagacaggacaatgccctagagactgaccatatatatcagcAAACAAGccaccatcaagctaggaccaaggagagccaggaaatggcctATATGCTCCCTCAGACACTCCATCCCCAGCTCACAAGGTTAGTGAGGTTGCAAACTCTGCAGGAAACTGTGGAGCTTATGTGGGTCTCGAACTCCTTTCCAATAGATTgccaggcaggtacgtttccaatagactaccacaatagGACACTCCATTATATGAAGACTTCTTCAGTAACCCGATTATGGCATTTCTATCTTCATCTATACTGAGTAAGCTATTTTCcttcattgctatatatatattttatatatatatatatatatatatatatttatatatatttagtatatatatatatatatatatacatatatatatgtatatatatatacatatatatatacatatatatatatatatatatatatttatatatatagataaatagatagtcatatatatatatatatatatatgtgtgtgtgtgaatgtgtatctctctctctctctctctctctctctctctctatatatatatatatatatatctatatcaagcTTATATTTACCCTTAGCTATCAAGAGCTATTAATTCTAATCTTTCTCTTGGAGAAAGATAGCCTACCTCTCCTCCAAGATCTTTCTCTTTCAATGTCTTTTATCTTCTTATCTTTTTCGATCAAGACTTTCTCCATAATtgttattgttcaacaataatcaGTCTTTATCAAACAATTTTCCTTCTCAATTAATCCATGtaaatattttatcattcataATCTATCAGCataaatttcttatatatcatTATCTAAAGGAATCAAAGTCTTTTCCATGTATGCATCTGAATATAAAATACCAGTGTACACAACCTGTCAaaagtgacgtctaaatatttagatagatatgcacacacacacccatacgcACATCCCACacaccaggatatatatatatatatatatatatacatatatatatatatatattacatatatatgtgtgtatgtgtgtgtttcttcaaaaaacccttaaaggaaacaaaggaaatataaattaatCACTATATCttaaccaatacacattggccctcttcaaggagTAAAGTATAAATTGAAGAGGCCCCATGTGtactggtcgaaatatagtgatttatttatatttcctttgtttcttttatgggccctttttgaaggaacatgttaaactgttcgattacagttataagacacacacacacacacacacacacatatatatatatatatatacacagtatatatatgtgtgtgtgtagttgataGCTGGGTTCTTCTCGGGAATCACAATTTAAGTAAAACAAAATGTTCAATGCTGCTTTCAACTTCTTTATTTGGAAGCTCTCGACATAACTGCTGATAATGTTTATCAATTTTACATTGTAGCAATtgaagataggctgaagatgacagatcTTATGTCAAAAGCttccaaataaagatgatagcagtatTGACCATAttgattttacttatatatatatatatatatatacagtatatatatatacagtatatatatacataaatatatatatattatatatatatatataaatatgtatatttatttatatatatatatgtagatatatatacatatatatatgtgtgtgtacttatttaaatatatatatatatatatatacatatatatatatatacatatatatatatatatatatatgtgctgtgtgtgtgtatgtgtatatatatatatatatattgtgtggtgtgtgtgtgtgaacttttataaatatatatacatttatatatatatatatatatatatataaacatatatacacacagactttCTCTTCATAATACAGGGTACATTCCTTTCAATTCGGGTCTTTtccttctatatataaaaaaaaatccaatccttTTCATCTTGTTTAACTCTAACAATCCACTTTACGTCATCTATATCTTAAAATACAAACTTAACTGACATTACTTTTAGgaaggaaggaaatatatattttcgttgattttttattgaaaagttaTATCATTCCAAAATGGTACTTACTAGAGACTAACAACTATTTACTACACACTACATCATCGTTCAATTACCATAAGAATAGAGGAGGTGGCTGAGAGAAGTAAATAGCACAGGAAAGAAAGTAAAGAATAAGAATAAGGGAATAAATGAATGGAAAGAATATTGTCTTGTCTTATGTAAACAGACAAGAATATGGCACATAGTTGACTAATAAATTAATAGCATAAATATCTATAAGAATAAATAAGGGAACATTAATTTATAGTTCTAACTAAAAAAGTATACtaggagagtagtagtagtagtagtagtagtagtagtagtagtagtagtaggagtagtagtagtagtagtaggagaaaaCTCCCTTACTCCTCAGAAAGTGAAATAGCGGAAATTCTACATTCGTTCATCGTTCATCAATTTTCGTCTTCAAATCCTTGACGTCAGCCTTCGAGGTCTTCCTCGGATCTAGGCTCGGCCTCCAGCGGCCTCGAGTCTCCTCTGTTCTTCGGCGAAAGCGATCTGCTTGAGGACAAAGTCTGGAATGGGGTGGGGGAAAGCTGGAGCCACGGGGAGGAGGGGAGATTGAACCTGGAAGCCATTCTCGTCAGCGATGTAAGTTACCTCTGCGAAGCTACCATCGTCCAATGGGAAACTgcaaagagaaattattattattattattattattattattattattagctatgctacaaccctagttggaaatgtaaaaTTCTAtaaagcacaagggcttcaacagggaaaaataccccagtgaggaaaggaaacaaggaaataaactacaagaaaagtagtgaacaataacaaattaatggaaaagttagaattattattatattattattattattattattattattattagctacaaccctagttggaaaaagaaggaTTCtaaaatcccaggggctccaacaaggaaaaaatatcccagtgaggaaaggaaacaaggaaataaactacaagcgaagtaatgaacaattaaaataacgaaTTATAGGGAAAAGTTAGAATGAAAGGTTAAAAGGATGGCTCTAaaaagtaaaaatagcccagtgaagaaagggaataaagaaacaaggaaataaataaacaaaaagagaattaatgaactaATAAAATAATGAGTTAAgaggaaaaaaatcataataaaaggtTCAATTTTAAAAGAGCATATAAGACCTGTTTTTTACCAAAGCTGGGACCAGGTAGAATCTGGTAATATAGTGATATATTACAGGTAGaacaatattgatttttttcacaaaatttgaaaatataattagaTATGTGTGAGAATTATTACTAACATCAAAATCCAAGTTACTTAAACAAGTATAGTTCTGAGCAAATAATTATAAGCATTTTAATTAAATCCTTTCATAATAGATTAGCTAGAAAGCTTACTAACTGTGGATCATAAGAATAAGAAGTGAAGAAGAGGATGGGCATTAGACCtatggcatatatatgtatgtatgtatatatatataatatatatatacatatatatatatatttatatatatatatatatttatatatatatatatatatatatctgtgtgtatgatgAGATttagacgcacacacacagatatatatatatatatatatgtgtgtgtgtgtgtatgtatgtgcgtatatgtatgtgaatagaattagacatatatatgtatatatatatatatatatatgtgtgtgtgtgtgtgtgtatgtgtgtgtgcgtgtgcttgtatgGAAGCAGGTACAGTATATGCGTGTCTCTGTAAGGAAAACCaaacagaagaaaataaaataaaataaaatgaaattccaACATCTGGATTCCAGTTATCTCACCGGAAAGATCCCTGGACGTTGGTCTGTCCCTGTGAGCCTGGACTTCCAGCCTCGGACTGGATGATGCCGTTTTCGGTCTCCAAGTCGAAGGAGTAGGCACCGTCCTGGGGCTGGAAGCGATCGTCTCTGATGATGGCGATAGGGCGTGGCGTCGGCTGTTGGGGGGCTCCGGAGACGCAGGTGGCGAAGAGGGCGGCGAAGGCCAAGGAGGATGCGAAGATCTGGAAAGGAGAGATCGAAGGTTTAAAGGGCGcgcataaatggcagaggaaagggacagtgacattgctctatcgaggaggacaatgccctagggatcgaaaaggtttattattattattattattattattattattattattattattattattattatactagctatgctacaacccatcttgaaaaagcagatgctataagcccaagggctccaatagggaaaatatcttagtgatgaagggaaataaagaaataaataaccttcaagaaaggtaatgaacaactaaagtaatatattctaagaatggctacaacatatataaactattatgatAAATCGGTGTTGACTGGAGCCTTAAATGTGTTTTTaatgataactattttttttcacattcattGTTTAAATCGAAGGTTCTCAACCgccgccccccaccccccccccctccccgaccACAAGGGGTCCGTGGCTATACCTCCTCATCTTTATCCTCTCCACatatgcctattgaagcaaagggcctcggttagacttcaccagtcatctctatcatgagcttttaaatcaatacttcacgcttcatagtcctcagacatgtaggcctgggtcatccaactcttctagtgccttgcggagcccagttgaaagtttgctgaactaatctctcttggggagtgcgaagagcatgcccaaactatctccctctacccctcatcatgatctcatccacatatggcactcgagtaatctctcttatagtttaatatcTAATGTgcagtatcattatttttattaatataaattttgtaatttaATGCTACAATACAAATACTTGAATGAGAATAGATGGTCTAAGTGACTAAAAATTATCTTTCTGTTCCCTCTAAAAGTACTAAAAGGACCTTCAAGATATCTAATTAGTTAATGGCtctaaaattccttttattttaaacttacaaatattttcaaattattccaAATAATGAGAAAATAATTATATCTGCGCAAGTTTAACGTTATCGTCCTATTCTGGATATActagatatagtttatatatgaaagatttgttctaatgttattattgttcttaaacttctcgtgtagtttttccttatttcctttcttactgggctattttctttgtggagcccttgggcttatagcatcccgctttatcaactaggattgtagcttagcaagtaagtaagtaaattctgatgttattattgttcttaaacttctcgtgcagtttttctttatttccctttccttactgggctattttccctgttggagcccttgggcttatagcatcccgcttttccaactagggttgtagtttagcaagtaataataataataataataataatgataaatgaactaCATAGTATCTAATAAGTTAATATCTAAAAATTCACTTTTTACTATGAACTTCTACATATTGTTTTCAAATTATtctaaacaatgataaaaaaaataattcaacctGCACTAATTGAATATTAGCATTCTACGCAGGGTATATTAGACATGTAAAAATCACTCTATTTACACAAGTGTAATATTTACTCTTAATACGTGATATAAACAGAGTCCAAATTGATTTTTGCCTAACATCACCAACTTGGATGTCACTTATTCTTTCCTAATACTCACAGCCTTCATGATGGTTGTTGCTCTTAGACGAAGGAGAAGAGGGACTTGAATGATGGCATCTCTTGAAAGTTGCTTCTTTTATACTCATAAGAGACTCTGGGCTGAGAAAAGGGAACGTCTGGATAAAATAACCTCTTTTGACCTCTCCGCCCTGATCATTGTCCCTTCTCCGGTACCTCCTCctacctctctccctccctcccctctccctctgACACCACTACGAGGAAAAGCTAATTCAGTTCTCGATCAGGTGCGAGGTTCTAAAAGCACACACCGTCTCTTCGACAAGCGAAGCATGTCTTCTGATTGGTTGCGATTTCTAATGCACCTTGGCCTCTCATTGGCCTAGAGAGATCTGGATGcatacacgtctctctctctctctctctctctctctctctctctcctctattgaTTTATTTCTTGGAATAGAGAACATTGTGCGAAATCTATACGAAAGTTGTTAGAATTATTCTTAGACTgcagtcctctttctctctctctctctctctctctctctctctctctctctctctctctctcttctgttgatTCATTTCTTGGAAGAGAGAACATTGTGCGAAATCTATACGAAAGTTGTTAGAATTATTCTTAGActgcagtcctctctctctctctctctctctctctctctctctctctctctccttctattgATTTATTTCTTGGAATAGAGAACATTGTGCGAAATCTATACGAAAGTTGTTAGAATTATTCTTAGActgcagtcctctctctctctctctctctctcttctctctctctctctctcttctgttgatTTATTTCTTGGAATAGAGAACATTGTGCGAAATCTATACGAAAGTTGTTAGAATTATTCTTAGActgcagtcctctctctctctctctctctctctctctctctctatctctctctctctctctctctctatctctctctctctctctctctctctctctctcctctattgaTTTATTTCTTGGAATAGAGAACATTGTGCGAAATCTATACGAAAGTTGTTAGAATTATTCTTAGActgcagtcctctctctctctctctctctctctctctctctctctctctctctctctctcctctattgaTTTTATTTCTTGGAATAGAGAACATTGTGCGAAATCTATACGAAAGTTGTTAGAATTATTCTTAGActgcagtcctctctctctctctctctctctctctctctctctctctcaacaagttgCACTTTTAAAAAGGGGGCCACAAGTAACCAGTAGAGATTTTATGTCTCCTTCAAGATCTTGCTTCTCTCGATTGCATTGACCTCCAGCAACCTCAATAGGACCATAAAGAAGGAAAGGAGAGAATGATGGAAGTTAATGTTCGAAAGTctgcctagatggaaatttctctctctGCTACATAATTCACAGCAGGCGAAATCCGCGTTCCTTCTTCCGTGGGAAGGGAAAATTAACAACGAGTTTTCTTGGGGTATGTGTTGTAAGAAATTATAGTTTTTAGTCGATATTTGTTGTGGAATATGTTCTATTTTTGTACTTATTAatctaaatttaaaagaaaaaaagctttTATGGAATATTTGTGAATAAATGTCCATTTTTATTATGCACATTagccaacatttaaaaaaaaaaatggagagttTTGTGTATACTAGTAGTGAAATATTTTGAGCACATAAGCCAAAATGTACATCTAAAATATATGCAGAGGCCGATGGGAAGGGCTACTAAAAGCCTTTATCTTGCCCTTGCCTGAATGAATATACGAACACAAATTAGGTAAAAAACTGGGAAATTAtagttttattaaatatttgtaGTGGAATATGTTCTATTTTTATGCACATTAGtctaaatttaaaagaaaactgcTGTAATGGAATATATGTGAGAAATGTTGTCTATTTTCTTATGCAAATAATTAGACAAAATTTTAAACAAGGACAGTTTTAGTTTATACTAATATTTTAAGCACATTAGTCAAAATGTATGTCTAAAAATCTATGCAGTGGCCGATGGGAAGGGCTACTAAAATCGTTTATCTTGCCCTAACCCGAATGAATGTGGGAACACAAAAGGAGTGAAAGAAGTTGGGACCTTAC
Proteins encoded in this window:
- the LOC137628418 gene encoding cuticle protein AM/CP1114-like; its protein translation is MKAIFASSLAFAALFATCVSGAPQQPTPRPIAIIRDDRFQPQDGAYSFDLETENGIIQSEAGSPGSQGQTNVQGSFRFPLDDGSFAEVTYIADENGFQVQSPLLPVAPAFPHPIPDFVLKQIAFAEEQRRLEAAGGRA